The DNA window aagcATATATAATAATTCATTTCGTAGTAACCTTGGCAAAACCTCCATGGCAATGGTGGCAATTCACACATCAGAGTTCTTAAAACGAGAGAACAATCCATTAGCAAGAGTGAGCTTGGGCATGTGGCGGGGGTTGGATTAATTGCATTATCGCATCAGTGCAAGTCATTAATAGCACAAATTAATGCTCCGGCAACAAATCAACTAACCACATACTCCTTCACCTGCTAATATTTACTTCACTCTGTCAACTCTATATAATCCCCGCTTTCTTCACTGAAGAATGCACCTTTCAGTTATATCCCAACTTACTTCTAGTGTTCTCCAAGAATATTGAGATGGAGAAGCAGGAAAGCAAGCAGGCTTCAATGTTGATGTGGGTTTTGGCCGCTGGCTTGCTTTCTCACAACTTGGCGTTCCCTGTATTGGCCACAACCTTTGAAGATCAAAAGAACTACTACTCCCCAGATCCACATTCAAGAAGTCCCCCTTCtggtctctccctctctccctctctctcacacacacaggCACTCGTACTTTAAACGACAGTACTGGCACCCATCTTTCATGCATGATCTATACATATAATCAAGTGCTGATTTCTGCATGCTCAGTATGAAACAACGCCATGTAGTGAAGCGAcgaacttttttcttattacaaGTACTAACTAGCTAACTTGTAAATTATGTGTTCGCGCGTATACAAGCTACtgtagtataatttttttaactaaatatgcAAGTGATAGtgagaagaaaaatatcatatcGGAGATTGCTCAAATTATTAATAGCATTAAGCTAAAGAAAGCTCCGTAAATCAACTTCttccaccatatatatatatatatatatatatatatcctgctAATGGTTCAAATTCTAATTGACAGGTTCACACAGGACCCCTTCACATGGTTCAGGAGGTAGCTCTGTTAACCCACCATCTCACTCAACGCCATCAACTCCTTCAGGTGGAGGCTACAATCCAACACCATCAGTCCCTTCAGGTGGAAATTGTGGAACCCCGCCAAGTGTACCTACTCCATCAACACCATCAAACCCTCCGCGAGGAGGTGGATACCACCCCACCCCTCCAACCACAGGAGGCAGTCCCCCAACACCAGTCATTGTAAGCCCACCAACCACCCCAAGTATTACTCCAGGCACCCCTTTCACCCCCACGCCTCCGTTCATTCCTGACCCAAATTCACCCTTCTCATGCAAGTAAGTTTCCATAAACCACTCAAAATGTAAACTAAATATGAAATTCTAAGCAATGAAATAGGTTAAATATATACTCGTTATGTAGTACCCTTATAGTAACAACTGACatgtatgtttgtttgtttaatttacAGTTACTGGAGAACTCACCCTGCACTAATATGGGGTGTTTTGGGCTGGTGGGGAACAATGGGAAACGCATTTGGTGTGACTAGGTTGCCAGGATTTGGAACGAGTATGACCTTGCAGCAAGCACTTTCAAACACACGTACTGATGGGTATGGGACACTCTACCGAGAAGGTACTGCTTCCTTGCTCAACTCCATGGTGAGCAACAGGTTCCCTTTCACAACCAGGCAAGTCAGGGAGAATTTCGTTGCTTCACTAGCCTCCAACAAGGCTGCAGGAGCACAGGGACATCTTTTCAAGCTGGCCAATGAGGGCAGACTCAAGCCCAGAGTCTGATGAGAGATTATATATCTTTTGTTCATCTTCACAGTTCAGTTtgtggaaaaaataattaattggtaTATCTTTTGTGGGTGTGTGCTATTTAATTAGGTTCATATGCGACCTATCTTATGATCAACTTGGAGGCCATATTAAGGATAGAAACTATGTTGACATTGGAATATTGCTTAAGTTGATGttttcttgtttagttttcaATAAGAttcatggtttaatttttattccttttttattcatgCGATACTAAAAAGAGGGTCTGCATGCGCAACTCAATGTGCACGAGGAGTATACAAGAGAGCAAAAGAAACATGCTGCATGAATTGGAATTTGCAGAAAAATACAAGGTTCTCTTGTCAAAGATCCAATATACTAGATTATATTCCTTTAATAGAAATGGCAGCAGACGATGCATGCTAAGTTAACAGAGTAAATGAAAACTGAATAGACTTTATGTAAAGCAGCAAGCAGAGCAGAAATTAAGGCACAGATATGCATTACTGCATACCACAGCTGTAGGAATTAAGTACTAAACACTACTTGCTTAAGAGAAATCTGAACACGCAGGGAAGAGATTTTCAAAGGGAACCAAGATAAACATTTGTATAACCCAAGCCAAAATACATGCAATATTTTGAAGTATAGACCTGGTGACATGCTAAATCATGATAAATGTATGGAAAAACAACTAGATCAGTCACCTCCAAAGAAACCAATATGGAGCTAGGGTGTGATACATAGATCTTTAGTGATAAGATTTAACTGTGCCTGATCAGTTTAAGAAGACCAGGATAGCATTTTACGAACACAACTATCAAGAAACAGTAGGCCAGGAAAAACAGAACTTAAAGGAATAAATAATAatcgattttttcttttctgcttgATAACGCAACTATGTACTTTGAACGCTGACTGTTTGGTATCACTGACAACAagtaaaatatacaaaatctTGGAATCTAGAACGGATTGTCAAATCTGTCCAAGGTTTCACTCCTTAATTCCTCTAGACAATCAAAATCCAAGAAAATATACAACCAGAAAATCcattcaaacaaacaaaaaaaacgagagcctaaattattcaaaattatccTGAATTTTGAGTCAAGCTGAACAAAGCtcataaactttaatttctttttttcaaatcacatttTCTTACAATATAATTTTCATGCTTTCAAACTATGGCCTatgattaaaattcaaaaaaaaaagaagctgtttttttactataataatTGGAAgtagtcaaataaaaaattaagagattaagTTTGGGTCAACAGTTGTAAAGCTATATATTCTAATAAAATCTcatattaattacttttaagtATATATGACATAAAACGACAGCTATGGCTTTTATGCATGCAGAAGATTGATGATTTGGCGTGTCTCCGATAATGACAAGAGTTGTTTCTGTAATAATAACAACTACCTAGAATCATTGTATAACAACTGCAATCAATTTCTATCGATTTCATTATCAAACCACTCGATGTATGAAAGAGTGAAGACGAAATAACGCATTAAATAAGCAGTACTGCTGTCTTTTGGTAGCTATACATTTACAAATATTGTTAATGACTTTACCAGCACAGAACAACTATTGCCATCAAAGACAATGTCCTTTAAGCCCATTAATTCAGTTGAGTCTTGTTCGAAGAAAAGTTCAACGTACAATAATACTCCAAACATACTGACGCGGGGACAGATGGCTCATGGCTCGAGTTATCATAACAGTTAATGCATACCAGCAATTGCAAGACCACCAAAATaagggaagaaaaacaaatactttGAGAGCTTGGCATGATCTCAACATGGTAGCAGATGCTCGCTCCCTTTTCTTATAGTAACTAACAAAAAAACCTGAGCCCGAGTAGTTGCGAAGGAAGAAAACTCACAAATTGGTTAATTCCTCGGTTTGAGGGTGGCTAAACATTCTGTCGTAGGTGCTTATATAGAATGACAATAAGTTATTACTTCCCCGGTAAGCTAGCTAGGTGCCTAGGTGGGATCATCGAAACATATTTTTATCGACTTCAAAGAGAAAACTGACCAAAATCATAATGCAACTGCAGGTAGGGCCGGTTTCCATTTTGATAAAATCTCAAAGGGTCATCTCTTATAT is part of the Populus trichocarpa isolate Nisqually-1 chromosome 2, P.trichocarpa_v4.1, whole genome shotgun sequence genome and encodes:
- the LOC18096165 gene encoding protodermal factor 1; the encoded protein is MEKQESKQASMLMWVLAAGLLSHNLAFPVLATTFEDQKNYYSPDPHSRSPPSGSHRTPSHGSGGSSVNPPSHSTPSTPSGGGYNPTPSVPSGGNCGTPPSVPTPSTPSNPPRGGGYHPTPPTTGGSPPTPVIVSPPTTPSITPGTPFTPTPPFIPDPNSPFSCNYWRTHPALIWGVLGWWGTMGNAFGVTRLPGFGTSMTLQQALSNTRTDGYGTLYREGTASLLNSMVSNRFPFTTRQVRENFVASLASNKAAGAQGHLFKLANEGRLKPRV